AGAGGACGGGCCTATCGCGCACCTCGTCCGAGCCGTGGGCTTCGGGAAGGTCCACTGGCTCTCGGATCCCGCCACCGCCCTGGGATCCGTGGTGCTCCTGGATATCTGGCAGTGGACTCCCTTCGCCTTCCTGGTGTTCCTCGCCGGCCTCCAGGGGCTTCCTACGGAGCCCCTGGAGGCCGCCATCGTGGACGGTGCGGGGCGGTGGGCTCTTTTTCGGCACGTGCTGCTTCCCCTGTTGGCGCCCGTGATCGTCACCGCCCTACTGTTCAAGCTCATCTACTCCGTGAAGGTCTTCGACCTCGCGTTCGGACTCACGGGAGGCGGCCCCGGGATCTCCACGGAGGTTCTGGCTCTGTACATCCACCGGCAGGGCCTGGAGTTCTTCAACCTGGGATATGCCTCTTCCCTATCGTACATCTTTCCCGTCCTGGTGTCCCTGACATGCATGGGTCTGGTGCTCCGAGTACGGCATCTGTACGAACGTCTCTAGCCGCTCGCTCCTCCCGAGGGCTCGCGCGCCGGATGGAGCGGGTGGGGCTGGGAGTGCTGCTCTTGGCGGTCCTGGTTTGGGTGCTGTTTCCCCTCTACTGGGCTGGGATTACCTCCCTCAAGGAGCCCACGGAAACCTTTCGCCCCACCCTCCTTCCCTTCGTGCAGTTCATGCCCACCCTGGCCAACTGGCAGGACCAGCTCCAGCTGGCGGGGCGCGACATCCTCCGGGACCTCCAGAACAGCCTGCTCGTAGCCGCTGCGAGCGCTTCCCTGGCGCTCCTGCTCGGAACCATGGCAGGATACGCCCTGGCCCGCTTTCCGATCCACATCGGCCCCCTCCGCAACCACGACATCGCCACCTGGTTCCTCTCCCAGGTGATCCTCCCCCCCGCGGTGGTGGTCATTCCCTTCTTCCTGTTCATGCAACGGCGAGGCCTCCTGGACACGCCCACATCCCTCATCCTCGCGCACACCACCATGAACCTACCGCTTGCCACCTTGCTCATGCGCGATACCTTTCTGGGACTTCCCGTGGAGCTGGAGGAGGCCGCTATGGTGGACGGAGCCAGCCGTTGCGCGCCTTCGTGCACGTAGCACTCCCCCTCGCATCCCCTGCCCTGGTCTCCACCGGGATCCTGGCCTTCGCCTTCTCCTGGAACGAGTTCATCTATGCCCTCACGCTCACGTTTGAACGGGCCACCACCATCCCCCTTCTGATCGCGGGGGCCAAGATGAGCCAGGGGATCCAGTTCTGGTTCGTGTCCGTCCGCGTGCTGTTGGCCCTCCTGCCTCCCGTGCTTCTGGCATTCGCCGTCCAGCGGTATGTGGTACAGGGCCTCACCCTGGGAGCGCTGCACTAGCGATGCCGCAGGCGCTGAGCGTGGGGATTATGGTGGCCGACGTGATGGTGCGGACCGTGGGTGCCTGGCCGGAGTTGGGACACCTTCGGCTGGTGGAATCCATCGAGCTGCGGAGCGGAGGCCTCGCCCATACCACGGCCATCACCCTGGCCAAACTGGGGGTCCCTACCGCCGCGGTGGGGCGCGTAGGAAAGGACGTCTTCGGGAGCTACCTCATCCAGGCGCTCCGGCAGCACGGGGTGGAGCCCCACGTGACGGAGGATCCCGTGACCGGCACCTCCGTCACCGTGGTGGCGGTGGCCCCCGGCGGGGAGCGATCTTTCCTCCACTTCCCGGGCGCCAATGCCCACCTTGGCCCGGAGGACGTCCCCGACCACCTCCTGGAGGGAGCAAGGATCCTACACCTGGGCGGGTACTTCCTGCTGCCCGGCATGGACGGTCTCCCCGCGGCCCGGTTGCTGGAGCGCGCACGGGCCCGGGGGTGCCGTACGAGCGTGGACGTAGCCTGGGACGCCCGGGGCCGCTGGATGGAGG
Above is a window of Armatimonadota bacterium DNA encoding:
- a CDS encoding carbohydrate kinase family protein, translated to MPQALSVGIMVADVMVRTVGAWPELGHLRLVESIELRSGGLAHTTAITLAKLGVPTAAVGRVGKDVFGSYLIQALRQHGVEPHVTEDPVTGTSVTVVAVAPGGERSFLHFPGANAHLGPEDVPDHLLEGARILHLGGYFLLPGMDGLPAARLLERARARGCRTSVDVAWDARGRWMEDLAPCLEHVDTLFANQDEVAQLVGMRDPQRAAAVLRKRGVGVVAVKLGERGAYVDAGEWQGWVPAFEVPWWTPRVREMPSVADSWPPGYRAGAGRKSPALRTQWGRSA
- a CDS encoding sugar ABC transporter permease — translated: MRGEGIKWALLLPAVGWILTFTVYPLLFSLLLSFRNWNLTSPPTWTGFANYVRVVQDPRMHNALRVTGLFVGATVSAELLLGFVLALLFHRPMWGIRALRAVVVAPLFTSPIALAFLGMMLFHEEDGPIAHLVRAVGFGKVHWLSDPATALGSVVLLDIWQWTPFAFLVFLAGLQGLPTEPLEAAIVDGAGRWALFRHVLLPLLAPVIVTALLFKLIYSVKVFDLAFGLTGGGPGISTEVLALYIHRQGLEFFNLGYASSLSYIFPVLVSLTCMGLVLRVRHLYERL
- a CDS encoding ABC transporter permease subunit; its protein translation is MRAFVHVALPLASPALVSTGILAFAFSWNEFIYALTLTFERATTIPLLIAGAKMSQGIQFWFVSVRVLLALLPPVLLAFAVQRYVVQGLTLGALH